The Arachis ipaensis cultivar K30076 chromosome B07, Araip1.1, whole genome shotgun sequence genome includes a window with the following:
- the LOC107607210 gene encoding transcription factor MYB74-like, translated as MGRSPCCDENGLKKGPWTPEEDQKLVDHIQKHGHGSWRALPKLAGLNRCGKSCRLRWTNYLRPDIKRGKFSQEEEQTILHLHSILGNKYYFHLISFSFFLLSIHSYIIWPDNEIKNFWNTHLKKRLIQMGFDPMTHQPRTDLFSTLPYLLALANITDFMDHHQSFDEHSLRLQLEALQLAKIQQLNYLLQSTTTTTTTTNNNNNNNNTNNNSLLSNIISSSINTNNNSYDQNNNSITDMEAFNLLNSITNNNVKENNPVTTFSHDEIIADSSSQPLHQSSNMLLPHLLDPQPQVSLTSSQSSLNSTKLDQGITNNNNDLEVMGSEGDYHMISPWNIITSLSSSSSSSSSPASSSVPLNASSSNTSSYGGTSSYWPELFYGNPIMHDELY; from the exons atgggaaggtcTCCATGCTGCGATGAAAACGGCCTAAAGAAAGGACCATGGACTCCTGAAGAAGATCAAAAGCTAGTCGATCATATTCAGAAACATGGCCATGGAAGTTGGAGAGCTCTTCCTAAGTTAGCAG GGCTTAATAGATGTGGAAAAAGCTGTAGACTAAGGTGGACTAACTATTTGAGGCCTGACATTAAGAGGGGGAAATTCTCCCAAGAAGAGGAGCAAACTATTCTGCATCTGCATTCCATTCTTGGAAATAAGTACTACTTTCATTTAATATCATTTTCCTTCTTCCTTTTATCCATCCATTCTTA TATAATTTGGCCTGACAATGAGATAAAAAATTTCTGGAACACACATTTAAAGAAGAGGCTAATTCAGATGGGTTTCGATCCAATGACACATCAGCCAAGAACTGATCTTTTTTCAACATTGCCGTATCTACTAGCTTTGGCCAACATCACCGATTTTATGGATCATCATCAATCGTTTGATGAGCATTCTCTAAGGCTCCAATTAGAGGCACTTCAATTAGCAAAGATTCAACAACTTAATTACTTACTTCAAtccactactactactactactactactaataataataataataataataatactaataataattccTTATTAAGCAACATTATTAGTAGTAGTATTAATACCAATAATAACTCCTATGACCAAAATAATAATTCCATCACAGACATGGAAGCTTTCAATTTATTAAATTCAATCACGAATAATAATGTCAAAGAAAATAACCCAGTTACCACATTTTCTCATGATGAGATTATTGCTGATTCTTCTTCCCAACCACTCCACCAATCAAGCAACATGCTATTACCTCATTTATTAGACCCACAGCCACAAGTCTCTTTGACAAGTTCCCAATCAAGTTTGAATAGTACTAAGCTGGATCAAGgtattactaataataataatgatttgGAAGTTATGGGTAGTGAAGGCGATTATCACATGATTTCTCCATGGAACATCATAACATCTTTATCATCATCGTCGTCATCGTCATCATCGCCTGCATCTTCATCTGTTCCACTAAATGCAAGCAGCAGCAATACTTCTAGCTATGGAGGAACCTCCTCTTACTGGCCTGAACTTTTTTATGGGAATCCCATTATGCATGATGAGTTAtactaa